From Seriola aureovittata isolate HTS-2021-v1 ecotype China chromosome 20, ASM2101889v1, whole genome shotgun sequence, a single genomic window includes:
- the apbb1ip gene encoding amyloid beta A4 precursor protein-binding family B member 1-interacting protein, producing the protein MDDIDAMFSDLLGEMDLLTQSLGEETVPPESLPAANQEVNLSIGFTDLNESLLELEDNDLDALMADLVADLNATEEKLAAEIQGLKAPSPPPGDLPPPPKGLTTHPASPHASSVSSSVSTPASSAASPLPPPPPQAAKPTKEELDAQMKADKIKLALEKLKEAKVKKLVVKVVMNDGSSKTLMVDERQNVREVLDNLFEKTHCDCNVDWSLCETNPELQLERTFEDHENLVEPLLAWMRDSENKVLFKERGQKYEVFKNPQNFYLWKKDKKALKEIKDKDKEILIQENFCGTSIIVPDLEGVLHLKEDGKKSWKQRLFQLRASGIYYVPKGKTKSSRDLVCFLQFDNVNVYYGKDFKSKYKAPTDFCFVLKHPQIQKESQYIKYLCCDDAWAMNLWVTGIRIAKYGALLYENYKTAEKKAAVTSVWTNRSTPSSSNPSTPSPTVKAKSQNQANGHAPSPQPRPVSMDFGNVPLPPPPPPLEEILPPPPPDPVFPPPPPPSAAKSSLKPTPPQRHLPANFPPPPPAMDNLPPPPMPPPMDDSSDAPPDFLPPPPPATGFGSLPPPPLSVNSLPPPPPCFGGSDQSLPPPPPDPGFLPPPPPQPMFTGAGAPPPPPPPPPPPPAAPAATPRAPLRPSGSLRKMPPAPPKRTTPSLQGGGGGDGGDFMSELMRAMQKKRSDN; encoded by the exons AGTCTCGGAGAGGAAACGGTACCGCCTGAATCTCTCCCCGCTGCCAACCAGGAAGTAAACTTATCCATCGGCTTCACTGACCTGAATG AGTCTCTCCTCGAACTCGAGGACAATGATTTGGATGCGCTCATGGCGGATTTGGTGGCTGACCTCAATGCGACTGAAGAGAAACTCGCGGCAGAGATACAAGGTCTGAAAGCGCCATCACCTCCCCCGGGAGACCTGCCACCACCACCTAAAGGCCTGACCACCCACCCTGCCTCTCCCCACGCTTCATCAGTGAGCAGCAGCGTTAGCACCCCAGCCTCGTCTGCCGCCTCCCCTTTACCACCTCCGCCTCCCCAGGCTGCAAAACCGACAAAG GAGGAACTCGACGCACAGATGAAAGCTGACAAGATAAAACTTGCTCTGGAGAAGCTGAAGGAGGCTAAAGTGAAAAAG ttGGTGGTGAAGGTGGTAATGAATGACGGCAGCTCCAAAACTCTGATGGTGGACGAGAGGCAGAACGTCAGGGAGGTTTTGGACAACCTGTTTGAGAAGACTCACTGCGACTGCAATGTGGACTGGAGCCTGTGTGAGACCAACCCCGAACTGCAGCTCG aaCGGACGTTTGAAGATCACGAGAACCTTGTGGAGCCACTGTTGGCGTGGATGAGGGACAGCGAGAACAAAGTCCTCTTCAAAGAGCGGGGACAAAAATACGAGGTTTTCAAAAACCCACAG AACTTTTATCTATGGAAGAAGGATAAGAAAGCtctcaaagaaataaaagacaaagacaaggagATTTTAATACAG GAGAACTTCTGCGGGACTTCCATCATAGTGCCCGATCTTGAGGGGGTGCTGCACCTCAAGGAGGACGGCAAGAAGTCCTGGAAGCAGCGGCTCTTCCAGCTGAGAGCCTCGGGAATTTACTATGTGCCCAAAGGGAAGACCAAG tcATCCCGTGACCTCGTGTGCTTCCTCCAGTTCGACAATGTAAATGTCTACTATGGCAAAGACTTTAAGAGCAAATACAAGGCCCCAACTGACTTCTGCTTTGTTCTGAAG CATCCTCAGATCCAGAAGGAGTCTCAGTATATCAAGTACCTGTGCTGCGACGACGCTTGGGCCATGAATCTTTGGGTGACCGGAATACGGATTGCAAAG TACGGTGCGTTGTTGTATGAAAACTATAAAACTGCTGAGAAGAAGGCAGCTGTCACGTCTGTGTGGACGAACCGCAGCACTCCATCAAGCTCCAATCCATCAACGCCCTCACCAACCGTCAAAG CCAAATCACAGAACCAGGCAAACGGTCACGCTCCCAGTCCTCAACCCAGACCTGTCTCCATG GACTTTGGAAATGTCCCActtccacctccacccccaccatTAGAGGAGATTCTCCCGCCACCACCTCCAGACCCAGTATTCCCTCCTCCGCCGCCTCCTTCAGCTGCCAAGAGCTCCTTGAAACCTACCCCGCCCCAGCGACACCTGCCAGCTAActtccctccacctccacctgcaatGGACAACCTCCCTCCTCCGCCAATGCCTCCACCCATGGATGACTCCTCAGATGCCCCACCGGACTTCCTTCCGCCGCCTCCTCCGGCCACGGGCTTTGGTTCGCTGCCACCTCCTCCGCTGTCGGTGAACTCTCTGCCACCGCCGCCCCCTTGTTTCGGGGGTTCGGACCagtctctgcctcctccaccgCCGGATCCAGGGTTTttaccacctcctccacctcagccAATGTTCACAGGGGCTGGCgctccccctccacctccacctccaccgcCTCCCccacctgctgctcctgctgccaCCCCGAGGGCACCGCTGCGGCCCTCTGGATCGTTGAGGAAGATGCCTCCTGCTCCGCCAAAGAGGACTACACCGTCGCTtcaaggaggaggtggaggagatggtGGCGACTTCATGTCAGAACTGATGCGAGCCATGCAAAAGAAACGCAGTGATAATTAG